gaacccagttaaggcctctaTATAAACTTATGATTTGCCAGGTGGGTGTGTAGATCTACTCATCTTACTgccacccaagacaagcctcGTGTGATCAGTTCCCATGCTTGGGTAACCTCCCACCTACCAAACTGGAGAGACCTgcctcttctgtccctccctgccctcctagTACAGGGAAAGGGCTCAGATTACACCCAGGAAACTTCCAAGGAGCTCGCATACAGACTACAAAAGAACTGAGGTTAACTGTGACTGAGAcgtggcccacaaagccaaaacTATGCACTATTTAGCACCTTACAGAAAACATGTGCCAACTCCTGTTCTAGATCTATTTTACTATGATctaatatttttgttctgtttatctTTTAACTTAACGCCCCCCCTAGTTTTGATtacatctttcctttttattcttagCCCTTCTTATTCTATTGAGATATGTACATTGACCACTGGCAGAgctgaaataaagcaaaagcacGTCTCAGAATTGTAACTGAGGGAGCACAGATTTGGATAGCAACCCAAACTGTGTTCCCCTAGAGAACAAAAGTCAAAGGTTTTAAAACACATTtgtatcagggtgcctgggtgactcagtcggttgagtatctagctcctgattttggctcaggtcaagatctcataGTGGTGAGATTGACCCCCTGTGGTCATGGGACCAcacatgctcagcagggagtctgctgcccctctgcccctgccccaactCACACACGCACTcgtgcacacaagcacacacactctacaataaataaatcattaaaaaagaagagatttgtaTGTATTGTTTACAAATAATTGTGATTGGTGTTGGTGGCAGAAAACTAACCTTGGCCGAATATAATTGGTTTGCAAAGGCTAATACTGAACAAGATTTCTTAATTCAAGAAAGTTGCAGGTATTTCGGCAGAGTTCTTGGAATAGTTGCAATTTGTCCGGTTCAAAGTTCACGGTTTCATTAATGAGGATGAGCATTAGGTCCATCTCCTTAATAGCCTCCCGGCTGCTTTTGAAAACCCCTTAAAAGAAGTCAttacatttgggatccctgggtggcgcagcggtttggcacctgcctttggcccggggcgcgatcctggagacccgggatcgaatcccacatcaggctcccagtgcatggagcctgcttctccctccgcctgtgtctctgcctctctctctctctctgtgactatcataaataaataaaaaattaaaaaaaaaaaaaaaagaagtcattacATTTCATTTCACCTTCCACAGTTATCTGAGCATGAAGGAAAGGTAGCCAAAGCAGGGAGAGCACCCAGGAAGGGGTGACAGTATGTCCTCTGCAGTGGACTCCTtaagcccccagggcccccagaccACGACACAGAATGCTTTCTGCAAGCTTATAGGCAGCACCCCATGAATGCTGCATTAAGGAGGGACTCAGGCACAGAAGGGCCTCCCTATTTCTATAAGACCCCAGGCTGAGGTTCAGCAGTGTATGAAGTGGGTAGAAATGAGCAAGAATCCTTAAAATCCTATGtgtcccgggcagccccggtggcgcagcggtttagcgccgcctgcagcccagggcgtgatcctggagaccctggatgagtcccacgtcaggctctctgcatggagcctgcttctccctctgcctgtgtctctgctcctctctctctctctctctctctctctgtgtctctatgaataaatacataaaatcttaaaaaaaaaaaaacctatgtgtCCCCTTTCTTGGCACCACACACACATCCCGATCCACTGAGCTGGTACAACAGACGCcagaaaagggaactctcatgTTCCCAAACACGGTCAGTCCTGAATCCAAAGGCCAGAAAGGAAGAACACAAGCCAGGTCATAGTGCTCAAGGCTTTACTGGGGATTagccagggctgggcagggaccACCCCGGGGGAACAACACGGGCACACCAGGTCACACCAGGCTTCAGGACAGTGCTCCGGAGCTCAGGGGCAGGCTCTGCCGGCCAGAAGTCCAGGCCAGTTCCTGCAAGTGGCACAACCACCGAGGGAAGAATGATCTGGTTGGCTTTAGCGCAGGAGGGGTAACACTGGGGCAGGAGGAAAATTGCTGAAGTGGATAGCTGACGTCAAGGGCCTTTGATGAAAATAGGgttgggaaggagaaaagggagtCAATAGGTATTTCatggggacaaaaaaaaatgtaacaaaggGCAAAAAAGCAGGACACCTGTTCTGGTACATGGAACAAGCACAGCTCCAGCTCCTTGCTGGCATCTCCTCCTATGCCCCCCCTACTTGTTGCCCCACATGGCAATCTTTAGAAACAGAGGGCCTGGGACGAAGCGGCTGGACTTCATGTAGGCAGGTATGTTCTTCAAGCCCTGAGGGTGGAGAAAGACATGTCAGATTTCAGGTCTGCTGCCCTACTGAGCAACCTGAGGTGAGGAATATTCCTTGTGACATCCGGTATTGAGATTACAGACAATCAACCTGGGGTCCGCAGATCTCCTAATTCACCTCTCCAGCAACCTCTAACTACTGCGACATCTCAAAGAGTTACCACATCTGGAGACTGTCCCTGCACTGGGTGCTTTGAATCCACCAGAGATGACGGTACAGGTAAAGGACCCCCATCAACCACCCTACAAGACAGGTCCTACTATCTCCCTACAGCAGAAGGCAAACAGGCACAGGGGCTGCAGCGACCTCCTCAGGCTCCCAAGGCTAGCAGGTGGGAAGGGCTGGAGGGCAGCTGGCTCTCTTTCCAGAGCTGAGCTCTttctgcctcccccctcctcctctccctcctccaccttctcagGAGGCCCTATCCCTCCCTGTCATACAAACATCCCCAAGTGCAGAGGGAGGCTCCTGGCATCTCAGGGTTTGACACACACGGAAACCCAGCAGAACAGGGGCACTCAGAATGTGCCCATACAGCTTGCAGGAGAGCCCAGACCTCACCCAGTGACTCAGCAAAATCTGGAGCAAAGAGGAGAGGCTGGGGAGCATGAAAGCCAGCCCAGGCCAGACTCTATTTATGCCTCAGAAAGAAGAAGATCCAACTGCTTGGCCTGGTAGCTGAGGCCAATGTCATGGGCACCACTACCTCCTCCCCAGCGCTGCTGCAGCCAGTGGGCACAAGACACTCACGGCTGTCTGAGGCCCTCCTTCCCAGCACACGGAGGGCCCAGTGGGTTCTAAAGGACTCAAGATCCTGGGACTGCCTGTACCCAGCAGGCCACACACTGCAGCCCACGGatgtcctctgtccctcctgctagCCAGTCCCCGGAGCTCTGGCACAGTCCCCAAGGCCAGTCACCCAAGCCCAAGCCAGGGCTGATAAGGACCAGCTGAGAAAGCAGATCTCTGGATGAGGAATGGGGAAGAGACTCAGACTGCAGGCTGAAAGTCCTGCTGGACAAATGCCTCAAAGCCGCCCATGGCTCACAAAGCACACCCGAAGCCCTCCAGCCAGTGACATCGGGTGAGGTCCAGGCTGTACTCCTCCAGCACCCAGTTGGCAGCACACACACCACACGGCGGGGTGCTCCTCTAGCCCTCCAAGTGCTCTGAGCCCCAGGATGGTGGCCCCAGGCCCGGCTCACCCTTGCATCCCCACTGTGCCTGGCACGGTGCCTCACACCCCAGGGGAAGATTGGATCGGCCAACAGGACTTAAAATAAACGGACTGCCCGCCTCTGACACGGAAGCTTCGCTAAtggaaaagaagaagggaagggggtCACGGAGGGAAGGAAGGTGCCCACCACAGAAGACGCAAGGTGGTCTCCTTCCACGGGGCACCCACCTAGGCCCGCATACCCGGGACCAACTACATTCCTGGGGATCTCAGGGTGGCCCCCGACAGGGATCGGGTGGCTGCAAAGCTGCCTGGAGATGCAGAGTAAATGCCATCTGTGTCCTTCCTACGTAGTATCATCCCCACCATGGCTCTGCTCTACTAATGCCAGCTCCATACACACCCCTGAACATCGGCTTCATTCACACCATCCTGAGCCGCAGAGCCCAGTATAAATAGACCCAAGGTGTACCAACTGGCCCAGGAAAGGGAAAGCCACTCACTGCTGCCCACCCCAACCAGCCGCTGCCTGGGAGCCCAGGACAGCCTCACTGCCCCTGACACACTCTGCAAATGACTTAGCCTTTCTGCCTCATTGCTCTAATCTGTAGTATGCGGGCAATAATTCCTCTGCCGTGTAGAAATGTTGTAAAGACTGAATTTCACACACTATATGTAAGATATGAGCATGGGTCCTGGCATAAACAAATCCTCTATAAATCCtacttcttctttattttagctGTAAAGCTAAGAAAGCcttagagaaaagagagaagacaagagaCCCATAACTAGTAAAGAGGGTCGAGAATCACCTCAAAGCGAGCCATGAACTCCTTCAGGTTCGGGAACGTGTCCAGGGAAGTGGGCTCAAATATGCGGTGCAGGTCAAGGATGTCGTAAACCAGGAAATCCACGTAGGTGAGctaaagaaaggcaaagaaggaatGAGCACCTAACTCTGAACCTGGGCAAAATGACGGCCTCCCATCGCCCATAGCCTTCCCCTTACCTTCTCCCCTGCAAACCAAGGCCTCTTCCCCAGAAACTGTGAGTAGAGCTTCATCTTGTCAGGGATTGCCTTCACGTACTCAGGCTTCAGTTTCTCCTGAGACACAGAACAGCCGTCACCACCTCAGACACAGGCCCCCTGGGCAGACAGGCAAGTCTCCCCTGGGCCGTGCATGACCCCAGCTGCCGGGGGTGAGCAGCTGTGTCCCCCCCACCAGAGCCGAGTCACTGTCCAGGCTATGATTTAGCGAagctgtgctcagcagagtcctCCTGGGTCCCACCGCCCACCTGTGAGAGGCTGTGGAAGGCAGAGAGCACCACCTCACTGCCCCTGAATCTGCCACCGCTCCTCTCCAAACGCCCTCCCAGAGGTCACACCCAGGTGTCTGTGAGAACCCAGCAGTGCTCTGCACTCAGATGGCGGGCAGAGGCAAAGAAGCACGAAACTGAAACGGCCTAGGGAGACACGGTCTATCACCTTCTACTTGGCAGGTGATAGCTAGGAATGGACACTCGAGTAGTTTCTGGAAAGATGTAGAATTTGAGAGactgagaggaaggagagggagtacAAAGCCCTGGGTCTACCCCTGTGCTGACATTCGCCTGCTGGGCAAATGTGCTCAGGTCTGGGGGTGTCAGGAAGACAGTGCTGAGCTAACAAGGTAAACACACTGTCTAGGAACTGAATTTCCACCCTGGATACTGAGTCACAGTACTCATCTGATGCATTAAATTATAtgggtcaaaaaaataaaaaagtaaataaaaataaataaaaataaaaaaataaaaaataaattataagggtCATTCTGGTGAAAGTACAGAGAATGATTTGCAGAATCAGCCTCGCCTTGGGATTCAAATGGCAAAGGAGACCAAGGTAGATGGCACAAAAGAGTCCACTCTCCCTAAAACACCCTGTCCATCTCAGCCCATGGGGAGGAGACTCACAAAGTCAGGGCTGTAGCAGATCCTGGCAAAGTATTTGCGGGTGTCCATAACCTCATTCTCCAAAATGTCCACACGAATCTTCTCCTCTTCCGTCTCCCCACCTGAGGCCCACATAACAAGAGACTCACCCTCCACatcccacccaggcatccccaggggCATGGCACCTGTTCCCCTGcatccccacccagccccactcACA
The genomic region above belongs to Vulpes lagopus strain Blue_001 chromosome 3, ASM1834538v1, whole genome shotgun sequence and contains:
- the LOC121488295 gene encoding glutathione S-transferase Mu 1, with product MVMIFGYWDIRGLAHAVRLLLEYTDSHYEEKTYTMGDAPDYDRSQWLNEKFKLGLDFPNLPYLIDGAHKITQSNAILRYIARKHNLCGETEEEKIRVDILENEVMDTRKYFARICYSPDFEKLKPEYVKAIPDKMKLYSQFLGKRPWFAGEKLTYVDFLVYDILDLHRIFEPTSLDTFPNLKEFMARFEGLKNIPAYMKSSRFVPGPLFLKIAMWGNK